The Sesamum indicum cultivar Zhongzhi No. 13 linkage group LG9, S_indicum_v1.0, whole genome shotgun sequence genome segment TAAATACAAACTAGTATTTTCCATTTCAAGTGGCACAAAATAAACCTTATGAAAATGTCAGCACCTTCTATGCGGCTTGGCTAGTGGAGATACTTCAAGTGGGTAGTCCAAGACAAAAGTGGGTTGCAATAACTGTGATTCTACTGCTAATTCAAATACCTGGACAATACAACAGAatcaatattcaaaatttcaatacaCGGTATTATGAAACTCAAACACAAACACTACCAGAAACTTTTCACAATCTAACATTCACAAAACTTCCTGCCATAGAACACAAACAGAATATTTTCACATAAGTACTGCAGGAATTAGAATTCAGCTTGTGAAGTAAGTTGTGCTGATTGACCTCATTGAGCAAATGACCAACAGATGGGCATGCTTCAATTGAACTTTTGTTTTGGTTATCACGACCAATATCTAGGGTTTGCAAAACAACTTCTTTGGCAGCAGTAAGATCGTCACCAAACTTGGTGAAATCAATCCCTGTTGCTTCTTTCACAAGATTGTGCATTGTCTCCCTCCTCCATGGTCTTTCTAAGGATATCTCTACACCCTGCAAGAAAGTATGAAGAATCAGTCGTGtataaggaaaacaaaaatgagactTCTTTAAGAAatcaggaaaagaaaacaccTCAAACCATCTAAAGTAGGTTCAAGTCTTTGTTTCTGACTGAAAAGTTGGGGCGGGGGGGAGATAAAAGGATTTAACAGAACAAATATCATTATGATATGTAGACAAATGAAAACAACAGAAGAAGGAGATACGAAGTTACCTGATAATCAAGGGTAAGTTTCCCATTAACTGTAAGAGCACAACGTGTTATAATCTCTTCTGTCATATTCATCATGCTTTCGTAGTCTGAGTATGCTTCATACATCTAATAATGATACAAAAACTTTAATCAATTACTGATCATTTCAATCAATTGGAAGTTTAGTACAGCTAAATCATAATATTCAGTGTTAAAGGCAGGCATGTGAACTCATTCATCCAGATTTGCTAGTCATTTCCACCAGAAAATACAATATAGGAACCTTTTTTTACCTCAATGGTGGTGAATTCAGGATTATGACGAGTTGAAAGACCTTCATTCCTGAATATCCTGCCTATCTCGTATACTTTTTCAAATCCACCAACCTGCCAATTGGCAAAGAAAGATTATGGTGACAGAATATACACATGACGATCTTACCACGATAAAACACACAAGCAATGAGCGAATACGAGGCATGGTCGAATAGGCAGGCAGAAACTCAATCAAAATCCTTGAAGTTTTTACAGCAGGGATACAGTTTTTCCAATAACTATatcagaaaaaacaaatatggaAAGAGACAAATATGTTATGAGAAAACCAGCAAGAGTGAACATTACCATTTGTCATGAACACTAAAGCAATTAACTCATCGTAGTCTGTTGGAAAATTTCTGTTAATGTTTAAGTAACTATCGAGTCAAATTTTCTGGTATAAAATCCAGCAAATGTGAAAGAATCAAGAGACGAGTATAAATATTCTCCAGAAGAAAGCTGCAAGGAACAAATTATCCATACATAACTACAGAGCTTAActtatacataaaattgatATGGAAAACAGAATCTCACCAGCATTCTCTTCAAGTGGAGCTCAGTTGCAATGCGCAGATAAAGATCTTGCCCAAGAGAGTTGTGGTATGTAATAAATGGCCTAGCTTCAGCCCCACCAGCTGCTCCCTATTAGAGAAAATCAGTCAAGAACTAAACCTAAAgtaaatattaacttttaaGTAAATAGATGTTTAAAACAATTCATTGGCATGATACACTTTTTCCATCtgcatataagaaaaaaattccaaatactATTTAACCATTACcagaaatcaattattaattacctGAAGAACTGGAGTTTCAACTTCAACAAAACCGGCAGATTCTACTGTCTTCCTTATTTCTGATATAATCTACTGAAAACATGCAAAATTTAGAACCTCACCTTGTGCAACTAGCACAATATGCGAGAGAAAGATAGttgagtataaaaaaaaataaccttGGCTCTTTTCCTAAATGTGTCGGCCACCTCAGGGTTTGCAATCATATCTACATACCTatcacacaaaaagaaaaaacgagAACGTGCATAAGAAAAGGAACTATACCAGATATATTATCACTAGATCAAGATACAGGCAGCTTGTGTTAGAAACTAATATTCTTGGGATGTATAAATCTGAATTAAGTATTCATATATAACAGAATAAATTGACAGAGCTGCCTTATCaagaggaaaaatattatgatagtGTTCCATTGCTTTGTCAACAATATAGACAAAGAAACATATAAAGTAACCATTTTTGTGGAAATGCATATGGCGAGGTAATTCTTGTAAGGAGAAAATCAAATTGGCATGGATTGTCACTAAACATTGTGGTTAATGCATGCACAAACTGTCCATGTATTTGCATGGATGTGAGAGAGCAAGTGAGAGTATTACCTTTGCCGATAGCGCTTATCTATGTCTGTCAGGCCATGATATTTATCAGGCAAAGGAAGCAAAGATTTTGTAAGGATTGAGAATGAAGTCACACAAACAGATAATTCCCCTACAACAAAAAGCAGGGAAACAACTATCAAAGGATGGaccagaaaatgaaattacttTTGCAATGATTTTGATCTGAGTTTGTTCTACCAATAGTCCAGCTATTGAAGGACTAGAGCTtaacaataaagaaattagCACCGAATAAAAATAGAGGTTCTTGGCATCAATTTAAACACACAAACATATGTAGAAAGCATTGAACAGAGTTCAATTCTATCCAACAGCGAAGAGGCTTCCATGTAAGACAAAATTCCTAAAAGCCTAAAAATCTAATCGTGCTGACTCCACCATAAACAGCCAGGTATAAGTAACTATGAACTAAGCTAATTCAGAAACAGAGGTCACTCCTTAGTATACAATAAACTATCATGAGTTTGAACACAATGTAATTCCAACTCAAATTGTTTAAGAGAAGTGACTGAATATCAAGAAACTGAAGACAACAAAATCTTTTGTTCAATGACATGACGGTGCACAGACCCAACTTGAACTTAATCAGATAGTGAAATAAATCAAGCTGATGGGGAAAAGTAAATCTGGTCATGTTTGTGCatcatgatattttttccaaGAACAATTCGAAGTAGGACAAAGACTGAAAAAGAACATACCTTTTTCTGTGCGCTTAATTGAGCCACTTGCCCCCAGTATATCACCTATATCAACCAGTGTCTTCAAATGTTCAAATTGATCACTTAGTAGCTTTTCCTTCTCACAGTAAAGCTGAAACCGAAAAGAAATATCCTCACTATGTGGCAATCAAGAACTTCAACCACCACCCAATAACTTTATGTGAAAgcaacttaaataataaacaaatataaataaataatcttacaGAAGacaaacataaacaaacagcaactgaaatgaattatatacCTATTTTTCTCTGGATATTTTCATAACACCAACTTGTGATaccattttaatttcttatatgGTGAATTGTAGTTGTATTTGCAATAGATCTTCCTGTATAGTTTTATGAGCACCATCTGATAATTGCATTGTTGTCCATCAGCAGATCAACAGAAATTTTTAGCTTTTGTCAGTACACATATTTCACTTGTTACtattgtttggtaaattttattgtatctCTTTGTTAATATACTAAACTTAAAAATGATGCAAAAGAACTAGCCATCTTAATACTTGATTGCATAAAGATATATACCATTTTGTTTAGATTATCAGTTACAAGTTGAACTATTGAACAACGGATGGCTCGTTGAGGGTTCAAAATGACCTAACGTGTCATATCAACCCAAACAAAAAACTTAGCTAATGGTTTGTGTCGTTTTGATCCACTGATTAACCAATTTGTGTTGCTATACAGATATCTAAAACTCTTAACACTTACCGTATCTCTGTAACCTCACTCTCTGctagaaataatttttgcgTTTAAATGTGAAAAGCTTGCGTAGTTCAACCAATGAACTGATAGAATTTCACCTAAAGCTAGAATCTTGGAGTAGCTATCTTGATGCCTTGCTCACTTTCTTTGATACAATGCAGTATAGGTTTAAAATTTATGGCACCAAGTACTCCTATAAGCAAACAGATAAAGCAGGCAAAGAGGGAAGAGTACAATTAAGTCAATCacacattttaattataaacataGAGCAAACCTGGATTGTCCCTGAGTCATCCCTCAAAGTCAAAAACGCGAGCTTCCCAAAAGCTCTGCGAGCCACAATCCTTCCAGCGATAGACACACGGTCACTCTCAGTGGTCAACTCTTCACCATTGCCTAAATTCCTATAAATTTCTTGAAGCTGATCTGCTGTATGAGTACGTTCCCACTTATAAGCATATGGATCTAAGCCCTTGCTCCTTAGCTCTTGGACCTATAAGCAAGAAAGACCAGTTAATCTGATTCAAAAGGACTATGGTCAGCGCCAACCAATGCTTTCATAGAAATGTCCagattttcttcattttctccaATTGTTTGCAAATGACAATTCATATCAAGTTCAAATTCACTATATAGCTTTTAACAGTTCATGACAATCGCAGAGCCCCACATTCCTCCGTACTTAATGTGTGAATGAGGTAACTACCTCCAAGAATAGGCACCAGGTTCCCCCATGTTATCAGCGAGAAACTACACTATAgaacttgaattaaaaaatatccaacGCTCACCAGTTAAAGAAACTTATGACGGACTTTCTGCAAGCATAAATTTGGTTAGCGTGGAGGATGCTTGATCAGATAGAAAAACTTCAATACCTAACAcaaagaagatgaaaaataacTCCTACAGATCATATCACTATTACATGTATCATATTCATCTTAATTAGGGGGAAAATGTGCCCTTTCTTTAAGTTCTTGAACAAGCCATACTTCACTAGTTCAGGATACTATTCAACAGTATGCCTACAACAAAATCAACGAAAAAATAGAGGTAGAATCCGAATCAAAATGAGACCGCATATCTCCTAGTTACAAATTCATCAGCCCAATTTTCATAACATTCAAGCAAGCAGCAACAACTCATTGAATTGCCTACATTATTACTCAGAACACATCAAAGACTGTACCTTTTTTATACGGATGGCGCGAACGGCCTCTCTATCGGACGTGGAAGTTGCGGACGAGGGGGGCCTGCGGTTGCGACCGCCCGCGACGACCGCTGTTCCGGCGgcggaagaagaagaagaagaggagcaGCGAACGATGAAAAGGGGTCGAATATTTCCAAAGAGAAAGTGGGGTTTGGAAGCAGCGGCTAGGTGGAGCAGCTGCTTCAGTCTCAGTGGGTGTAGCGCCACCTCCATTGTCGACGCTTTTGCTCCTTTGCTCCAACTCTTGTATTGAGTTTTGTTATCCTgagtttctttattttctaaaatagttttatttatatatatatatatatatataataagtaaaaataaaactaaataattatatattttctaaatatataaattatcatgCGCATAATTAATGAGATGcaaatcaatattaatttattttatcattttagaTCATAAATCGTTTCCAATCAAGTATACtataagtaatattattttataatcataaCTTTGAATTTTTGTCAATGTTTTAGTAAGATTAAACGTACATCctaatctatatattaattttcacgTAATTATATCTTAATCTTTAGTAATATTAAATCAGCTAAAGAGGCGTTTGTCATCAAGTATATTATAAGTcaaatcaaactaaaaaatagtttaattaccaaatcattcttaattttctagaccaaataacattaaataaaagacaaaatctAAGTCGCGttgtttgttatttttaattcaagaGAGTTTTATACCTTTTAAGTTTTCACCAcatgtaatttgaatttaatccTAAATTGTTTTGATTATGGCCCAAATTTCTTAGAATCATTTCAATATTtcctattttatatttcagaagtatttgaaattaggattcaaaaaacaatcataagtatttatttattacaacaCATATAAAATTCGGTGTAAATTGATGATTGTACtatacaaaaatcaaaattataaaaccttTTGCCGAATTTAAGGAACTGTAGGGAAGTAATGACACGAAAGTCTTTCAACCtcaaattttgagataatCATAAccatccatcaaataattCTTATTCGAATAATATTCGTCCATATTTAATCAATCATATTGTaagtattataataatttataatgtacgATAAATAATCATACGATAAGTACAATCAGTTATGGTATatctatttaaaatatcattaaattgataaaattctCAGTCGTCCATTCCATATGATATGATCAGATTCAGACCGAGTCCACCACCAGTTGGTGAAAAACATGATTGGCcacttcatttttcaattaaaacgATTGATAACAACCCTTCCCAGTTCCCATCCACCCCCTAAAATTCATTAACACAGACAACAATTCAAATATCTTACAAGCACTAGAGAAGATGCCGTTCAACGGTGTACTAGTGGCGTCGACGGCCAATGCATCGGCAGAGCTGTGGCAGCGCCTAGCGTGTCTGTCGGAGAGGATAAGCAGTGATCGGATGCTGGATTTGGTCCTCTGTTTTCCTCTACAGCAACTAGGGCGCTGGGCTCTCTACGTGTGGACTTACCTCTGCGTCTCCCCCTACCCTCACCGTCGTCACTACGCGACTTCCTATTACAGCGATGATAGTTTCGATGAGGATTCCGACGACGACAGTGCTTTGTCCTCCGCCAATCCCCAATATGTGTACCGTAGTTGTAGCAGCGAAACTGGCGGTCACTACGAATATTCTTCCCAATCTGATTAGTCTGTGGTAGGCAGCTGATTTTTTCCTTGTACAGTTATTAGTATCACCACCAACCCTGTTCTTgatctcttcttcctcttgaTTGGCCTTCACTTTTGCTATTATTACACTTGTACGactttaaataaatagaaaattttgatgatcATAAATTTCTctgcaatatatattttttcaattttaatgtgatcaattgattatataaaaatgtacaTTCCCGATACACAAAGGAGTCGAGCGATGAGTATAAACGGCAATAGGTCGAGTTCGGAGACCTCCGCCCCAGCCCCCTTCGATTTTTTCCCCTCCCAAACTTGGACATAACAGCTCTAAgttgtaaaatttaattattttttttgtaatatattaatatatattaaaaaaattaaaattattacttataaatatttaataaatcaagataatgttaaaaaaacattatttatcttattgaatatatgtattagatataagttaaaatttttaaataaactaaatatattattcgGCGAAACCGTAGATGGGCCTCAGGATCGATCGaatccataaaattaaaactcatcTCCAAACTCTATTAGGAATGATAGAGGGCCGGCCCAAATTCAGGATTGTGGAACAGCCCAATCCAATATCTTCCGACAATTATAGTTCAATCTTAAAATGTCAAATTTGTCCTCAGTAAGTTatagtttaataaataaagttggTGTATCCAtttaacaatataaataagtaaaataaaatataaatattatgatataatcacataattctttaattatttttgtattttcgtCTCTTTATCTCATATTAAAAAGTACACGAGTCCTatgtacaataaaaattatcaagaaaaatggATCTAATTCAAATCTCGGCCTAAGGCCCATCACCTACACCTTCAAGAATATCGAGCCCAAACAACCAACAGTTGTTGCttcgtaattaattattatccgCTGTGATTTTATATGATAATGATTAAGTAATGTATGGGCATGCACCAATCACGGGGTTCCATTGATTTGGGGCATCACAAGGTAAAGTTtttgatgatttgatttgcaagaaatttcaaaagaatgaGGTACGCAAGTGGGAATCAAAGTCAGCGAATTTTGTTGTTGCATAGCACCAATCATGGACAAAAATTCAACCCAAAAGTTTACACTTACACCAAACTTTCCAGCTTTCTCATTTGCTTTTCTTCTCCATTCCAAATCAAccattcatttctttttttttaattattatttcttttatcattagttgagtttttttaattattattataagtttattatgTTACATCTCGCATTTTATTTAcgtaaattgatattttaccGATATACATGTGAAGTGTAACTAACAAATTCAGTCTGGGCAATACGTTTCATATGTACTAGCAAATGGAACGTACTCAATGTatgtacataatttaaattttattaactcgggatgtaattaattgaaaatgataataaaatattccacctaattaattctaactcattaataattgaaacaaACGAACATTATTGGAAGTCAAttcaacattattatatttaatatttttaaaacatggGTCGTAATGAAAGAGACGTACACGTACTCCCTTTCGAAAATTAAATGATGTCGTTTTGACTCTCGCAcgttcaattattattattttttctcttcgATCTCCCACCTTTTTATTCTCAAATTATTGCgtgtatacaataaataattttttatattttaaaaaataatataaataataataaaatatataagtcaacaaattgcattttaaaataaaaacaaaattagtaTTAAAATAGTGAAGcgttatttttgtaaatatatatatatatatatatatgattacaattaatttttatactgaTATGACGGTGTCATTAATCTTTACTTATAATGATaaagaactttttttttaatattaatataaattatttaattgggtgtagttattatattaaagaaattggtGTTATTGTGTTATTAATCatcatttaatttagaatttttgaaTAGCGAAAATCAATAAACAGGAAACATCCGACCGACAGGATTCCCTACTTTGAACAACAACTCTTCCTTCTTAATTACttggaaaaaatcaaaatttttggcACTAATATTATTGAATCAAACAGACAGTAATGACAGAATTTCGAAGCAGAAGTTAGACAAGTTTTGTCCTTCTCTTGGGATTTAGGACAGCcccataaatattataaccaCTAACGGACACAACATACTTgatgtgtatataattttaattttttttatttaattaagtgcaaaagaaagaaaataaaatcaataatttatcaaaattattaaaatattataactttaaGTGtacatcaattaaaaaaatataagtattatttattttaaaaaataaatcattgaAGTGATtggataaaatgaaattataaattttatataacatGATATTAATggcaaattaataattaattcaaagaaaattgaactaattggttaagattataaaaaaaagtcgGGAACTCGTcacattttccaaaaaaaaaaaaaaaacttataaattccTAACATTAtcttctaataaattaatcaaacacataaaaaaacttataaattccTAACATTATcttctaataaatttaccaaacacaTTTCAACAACTTAACGGCTGTGAAACATCTTATGAAGAtgtttttggaaaatttataaactcacCAAATAGAAAAGAGagtattattgaaaaaaagtataaataaaaaaaaaaagagaaagaagaagaagaagaaaatgatggtATGAAtgttatttcatatttaaaatatattaatttgattggatttatttttttatttctagtattcagttatttttgttgattttttttggtttatattGTCTTAGAGcccaatattttttcaattcacttatcatataataaaatacgAGCATAATTATACTTCTCttcctattaatttttttattaataatgtattatatattaatatttaataatatataataaaaaggaGGGCGCGGGCTGAGCCTACGAGGCGGTTTCGGGACAAGCCCCGTAACCCCATCGGGGCATGCTCAAGAAGTCCCAAACTCGGAAAAGTTCATCCCAAACCTACCCCATACGGGACTGTTCCGGGTTGGGGCTCCAATTTTTCGGGGCCAATTGTCATCCATATGTATATTccttatggtttgaaaaataatggataatattatagaagtttgcttatatttaacaaataagtttttcattagtcaaaattcatcaaatttttcgaattgaacaaaaatcgggtaattatatttacccccgATTGTTTATCACTGTTTTATTGttggtcaaataaatatttttatgaccaaattacatttatatatcttcacatgttaatgcatgtaatgAAGTAAATTTTTACCTTTATAAGGGTGGtttaatcagaaaaaattatttgacctgcaataagtttgcaataaatcaatcgagggtaaatatcaatttttattcttgtatttttattaatatcaacaaattcagtgaattttaactaacttGCTGACCCATTTATCAGACAGATGCAAACCTCAGgagtactatatataatttttcaaaatataaaaaatttatgtataattacaccaaacctcacgAGGGTGGAACATAATTATTCCTGGATATTGTTTcctaaatttgtaatttcttaaGTAGTCTTTAGAAATGTTAAACCTAA includes the following:
- the LOC105170586 gene encoding lysine--tRNA ligase, chloroplastic/mitochondrial, with protein sequence MEVALHPLRLKQLLHLAAASKPHFLFGNIRPLFIVRCSSSSSSSAAGTAVVAGGRNRRPPSSATSTSDREAVRAIRIKKVQELRSKGLDPYAYKWERTHTADQLQEIYRNLGNGEELTTESDRVSIAGRIVARRAFGKLAFLTLRDDSGTIQLYCEKEKLLSDQFEHLKTLVDIGDILGASGSIKRTEKGELSVCVTSFSILTKSLLPLPDKYHGLTDIDKRYRQRYVDMIANPEVADTFRKRAKIISEIRKTVESAGFVEVETPVLQGAAGGAEARPFITYHNSLGQDLYLRIATELHLKRMLVGGFEKVYEIGRIFRNEGLSTRHNPEFTTIEMYEAYSDYESMMNMTEEIITRCALTVNGKLTLDYQGVEISLERPWRRETMHNLVKEATGIDFTKFGDDLTAAKEVVLQTLDIGRDNQNKSSIEACPSVGHLLNEVFELAVESQLLQPTFVLDYPLEVSPLAKPHRRHAGLTERFELFVCGREMANAFSELTDPLDQRQRLEEQVRQHKKKNAALVSEASDTDNKDKDADDGAYEVTLDEDFLTALEYGMPPASGLGLGIDRLVMLLTNSASIRDVIAFPVLKTQQ
- the LOC105170588 gene encoding uncharacterized protein LOC105170588, yielding MPFNGVLVASTANASAELWQRLACLSERISSDRMLDLVLCFPLQQLGRWALYVWTYLCVSPYPHRRHYATSYYSDDSFDEDSDDDSALSSANPQYVYRSCSSETGGHYEYSSQSD